In Pochonia chlamydosporia 170 chromosome 3, whole genome shotgun sequence, the following are encoded in one genomic region:
- a CDS encoding tRNA-splicing endonuclease (similar to Neosartorya fischeri NRRL 181 XP_001257387.1): MSELNEELAKWYEEFQKLPPDCHLLCPKVDSNDHEDYKRLDDDPDSTITIEEKKQRIENGNCRIEITYWNSLIFGFDKSDAGKWLEEFKDRLEDGLKNCSECVLNWHMERQVYLQKFSEKWNEQVIEHIEQMLDRIDVARITCNLTWAKEYIGKIEDSGAVFKKTQFGQHLSVVLIAVYEALCCMPYMRNPDQRTLFQYVFMRLQGKNYLKLGTKNPLPGMTFFLFDQKNDDRRRWAQENWKFIDSKSMTEAQFDWAVSDGLTNAIDDIARIQVTPSLSSEERLVIERFWEGFEIILTKLPENLSHSRLRSLELRQGSSIYDLLFRHIQSCFSEGILVVAIRVLTIFLKDYSKALWDVVGDARPNVIADLIFASPVYHTLLRQSLDDCWSGFSMDSDVVPFPTSWIQPWLMSLNRDRRYDACEVIMHTLFETLAKDPSIGEPGQSACIRAGFDAMNFTMKTFLDPNTQIASGTTHLYAGGAFNLIVKYKDVILGNLRPPRESREGWTTFKVSDAAMSVIQAAMRLDMKMFSEEFQAIHNNKQLQSAIIRKSQVFWEGIVELFDSSGDQVTLAKDVLVSLASLISVEQIRPRKTVNKLNESSERFNASLNTIADVLARILGRISEVDATDLNLLFADRLPFQVIVGLSVHDNSDLAEGSAEILKSWTGELSRSGALEHMSQLHPEQTLSSIVWTLEKILRPPFPWGPIRPLLNMSRDVLRGLSDPTSGVLRTKTLNSKSAAVVLRWWNEQWRFVSKSCLNIESWSFCIPNAIMTEFCREIMELAEALIAEDGLLTSATALGKSEQDVMPIILGPAKDNFRGMENMIRLKDRWLVDVTVRVLCKILTRLRENKLEINEASRKLITDACIPTGTTGKYLRSTNLNDQQRAELLQALGHDEEVQTIQVRPATSIADRTTTLNKEKLKKQSKLDAWSMSAPPGTSPSDSSKPRRTNRDDVLDLSRSADSPILKHLAAQQARAKAKGPDMKAISALKESRQREKAEKAKRDAEAIARAKKIRGETIPSEGSGIHSMGLAGRSEIMVNSSDEESDDDSADSDSDGQLASLSTGGQKGLDEHEKRRQQALRDRLRRPVKKIRQQRSVKEMRARLIPPMDRLHNTILAWDIFHQGNDPPNGPTASEVATKYPDPRSYQGTFFPLLASEAWRSFVTAKDEITAQPFGMKLASRASVDSYLEVAFTLPVVQNRDRGVSEGDILLVSEAQDPLSTPASRHCLARVHRITYKKDLIEITYRVASRNNPLSTLLMPGSTVHGVKITNMTTIEREYAALESLQYYDLMDEILKAEPSPILRYGDEKISNAMQNWTLNHGQAVAVLGAQDNDGFTLIQGPPGTGKTKTITAMVGSLLSEQLAQVSNGVPVGAPLRPLASSVPITQGRSKKLLVCAPSNAAVDELVLRLKNGVKTATGKTKPINVLRLGRSDAINAAVKDVTLDELVRVRMEGDNTKDKAKAERDKLHEDAAKIKEELTEIRQLLDEARAQDNRITQNTLSRKFDELKRQQMNIGKQIDANKDSGNSLAREMEMRRRQVQQEILNSAHVLCATLSGSGHEMFRNLDVEFETVIIDEAAQCVELSALIPLKYGCCKCILVGDPKQLPPTVLSQSAARFGYDQSLFVRMQQNHPKSVHLLDMQYRMHPEISRFPSKEFYEGQLQDGQDMMQLRQQPWHQSTLLGPYRFFDVEGVQSKGRKGQSLVNTRELDVAMEIYDRFRREYKQCDLTGKIGIITPYKAQLFELRNRFTSRYGDNITDIIEFNTTDAFQGRECEIIIFSCVRASSTGGIGFMTDIRRMNVGLTRAKSSLWILGDSRALVQGEFWKKLIEDAKSRDRYTKGDILRMFRQPLEKANPSTYATPRVDFPQDIEMSDVPPANAAMSDMDTTLGSFTPNRNATASPALSDGARSRQSLDLGPPNVVPRGAGPPVIHTSESQAAETKKRALDGPESAQQAAKRIASTQRGGLMGKFGQKPIKQTRPPVPKDPSAMSVLGMVPPERPPAQPSTNSMVTAMNQAPSGSMSTAGQSSNSMASSKAMNKPIPTGPRKKAKPSLFMPKKR, translated from the exons atGTCGGAACTTAATGAGGAGCTGGCAAAATGGTATGAGGAATTTCAAAAGCTGCCGCCTGATTGTCACCTACTGTGTCCGAAAGTCGACTCCAATGATCACGAGGATTACAAAAGGCTCGACGACGACCCGGACTCGACAATTACTAtagaggaaaagaagcaacGTATCGAGAACGGTAATTGCCGCATCGAGATCACCTATTGGAACAGCCTAATTTTTGGCTTTGATAAAAGTGATGCCGGAAAATGGCTCGAAGAGTTTAAGGACAGACTTGAAGATGGCCTTAAAAACTGCTCCGAATGTGTTCTCAATTGGCACATGGAACGGCAGGTCTATCTCCAAAAATTTTCCGA AAAGTGGAACGAACAGGTTATCGAACACATCGAACAAATGCTGGATCGAATCGACGTCGCAAGAATTACATGCAACCTCACCTGGGCCAAGGAAtacattggcaagattgaagacAGTGGCGCAGTCTTCAAAAAGACCCAATTTGGGCAACATTTGTCGGTAGTTCTCATTGCTGTTTACGAAGCACTCTGCTGCATGCCATATATGAGGAATCCCGATCAACGCACACTCTTTCAGTACGTGTTTATGCGACTACAGGGCAAAAACTACCTCAAGCTGGGGACTAAAAATCCGCTTCCTGGCATgactttcttcttgtttgaCCAAAAAAATGATGATCGACGGCGATGGGCACAAGAGAATTGGAAATTCATCGACTCAAAGTCAATGACGGAGGCCCAATTTGATTGGGCGGTAAGCGATGGATTGACCAACGCCATAGATGATATCGCTAGGATCCAGGTTACACCCTCCCTGTCGAGTGAAGAGCGATTGGTGATTGAGCGTTTCTGGGAAGGATTTGAGATTATTTTGACTAAGCTGCCAGAGAACTTGAGCCACAGCCGTTTGCGCAGTCTGGAGTTGCGCCAAGGCTCCAGTATTTACGACTTGCTGTTCCGTCACATCCAGAGCTGTTTCTCCGAAGGGATACTGGTTGTTGCGATTCGCGTACTGACCATTTTCTTGAAGGATTACTCCAAAGCCTTATGGGACGTGGTCGGTGATGCCCGGCCCAACGTAATTGCTGATCTAATCTTTGCGAGCCCCGTGTACCATACTCTGCTCCGTCAATCTCTGGATGATTGTTGGAGTGGGTTCAGCATGGATTCGGATGTTGTGCCCTTTCCGACATCTTGGATTCAGCCCTGGCTGATGTCCTTGAATCGGGATCGTAGGTATGACGCCTGTGAGGTTATTATGCATACGTTGTTTGAGACGTTGGCAAAGGACCCATCTATTGGGGAACCTGGGCAATCCGCGTGTATTCGCGCTGGGTTTGATGCCATGAACTTCACCATGAAAACCTTCTTGGATCCGAATACTCAGATTGCATCCGGCACGACTCATCTATACGCGGGCGGCGCCTTTAACCTCATCGTAAAGTACAAAGATGTCATATTGGGAAATCTGCGGCCACCGCGTGAATCTCGCGAAGGTTGGACAACATTCAAAGTCTCTGACGCCGCCATGTCCGTTATACAGGCTGCCATGAGATTAGACATGAAAATGTTTTCAGAGGAGTTCCAAGCCATTCACAACAACAAGCAACTTCAATCGGCAATAATTCGGAAATCACAAGTGTTTTGGGAAGGCATTGTAGAATTATTTGATTCCTCAGGGGATCAAGTGACATTGGCGAAGGACGTCCTGGTGTCCCTTGCTTCTCTGATTTCGGTGGAACAGATTCGGCCGCGCAAGACCGTCAACAAACTGAATGAGTCCAGTGAACGATTCAACGCAtccctcaacaccatcgctgatgtgttggcaaggATTTTGGGTCGAATCTCTGAGGTGGATGCGACTGACCTGAATCTCCTATTTGCAGACCGTTTACCATTCCAAGTTATCGTCGGACTGTCTGTTCACGACAATTCTGACCTGGCTGAAGGATCAGCCGAGATTCTCAAAAGCTGGACAGGTGAATTATCGCGAAGCGGCGCTTTAGAACACATGTCTCAACTACACCCGGAGCAAACCCTCTCTTCCATCGTTTGGACGCTGGAGAAAATATTGCGGCCGCCGTTTCCTTGGGGGCCTATCCGACCATTACTCAATATGAGCAGGGATGTTCTCAGAGGACTCTCCGACCCAACATCGGGAGTTCTCAGAACTAAGACGCTAAACTCAAAGTCCGCTGCTGTAGTGCTGCGTTGGTGGAATGAGCAGTGGCGATTCGTTTCGAAGTCTTGTCTCAACATAGAATCCTGGTCATTTTGTATTCCAAATGCCATCATGACTGAGTTCTGCCGAGAAATCATGGAGCTGGCGGAGGCTCTTATTGCAGAAGATGGCCTGCTCACCTCGGCCACCGCTTTGGGCAAGAGCGAACAAGATGTGATGCCGATCATTCTTGGGCCGGCCAAGGACAACTTCAGGGGGATGGAGAACATGATTCGGCTGAAGGATAGATGGTTGGTTGATGTGACAGTTCGCGTTCTCTGCAAGATCTTGACACGGCTGAGGGAAAACAAACTGGAAATTAATGAAGCATCCCGAAAACTCATCACAGACGCCTGCATCCCTACTGGAACCACCGGAAAGTATCTTCGCTCTACAAATTTGAACGACCAGCAACGTGCCGAATTGCTCCAAGCTctgggccatgatgaagaggtTCAGACAATTCAAGTGAGACCAGCTACTAGCATTGCAGATCGGACGACAACTTTGAACAAAGAAAAGTTGAAAAAGCAGAGCAAGCTAGATGcttggtccatgtcagcaCCGCCTGGGACTTCTCCTTCAGATTCATCGAAGCCGAGAAGAACGAATAGGGACGATGTATTGGATCTCAGTAGGTCTGCAGATAGTCCAATTCTGAAACACCTCGCAGCACAGCAAGCAAGGGCTAAAGCCAAGGGGCCCGACATGAAGGCGATTTCGGCATTAAAGGAGAGCAGGCAGAGAGAAAAGGCGGAGAAGGCCAAGAGAGACGCTGAAGCCATTGcgagggcgaagaagattCGCGGAGAAACCATTCCAAGCGAGGGGTCTGGAATCCACAGCATGGGGCTAGCAGGCAGAAGTGAGATCATGGTCAACAGCTCTGATGAGGAATCAGACGATGATAGCGCCGACTCTGATTCTGATGGACAGCTTGCAAGTCTGAGTACGGGTGGTCAGAAAGGTCTTGACGAGCACGAGAAACGTCGGCAGCAGGCTTTGCGAGATCGACTTCGTAGACCAGTCAAGAAGATACGGCAACAGCGTTCAGTAAAGGAAATGAGAGCGCGATTGATCCCTCCAATGGACAGACTTCATAACACTATTCTGGCATGGGATATTTTCCACCAAGGCAACGACCCACCTAATGGGCCAACTGCCTCCGAGGTTGCAACCAAGTATCCGGACCCCAGATCATATCAGGGAACTTTCTTTCCTTTGCTGGCTTCTGAAGCTTGGCGGTCATTTGTCACGGCAAAGGATGAGATAACAGCTCAACCTTTCGGCATGAAGCTGGCGAGCAGAGCAAGCGTGGATAGTTATCTGGAAGTGGCATTCACACTACCAGTTGTTCAAAATCGTGACAGAGGCGTATCAGAGGGAGATATTCTGTTGGTATCTGAAGCCCAAGATCCACTCAGCACCCCGGCTTCAAGACACTGTCTCGCCAGAGTGCATCGAATCACCTACAAAAAGGACCTCATTGAAATCACCTATCGAGTGGCATCGCGAAATAACCCCCTTTCGACCTTGTTAATGCCCGGCTCCACTGTTCACGGGGTCAAGATTACAAATATGACAACGATCGAACGAGAATATGCAGCACTAGAAAGTCTACAGTATTACGACCTCATGGATGAAATATTGAAAGCTGAACCGTCACCGATTCTTCGATACGGTGACGAGAAGATTTCAAATGCCATGCAAAACTGGACTCTTAATCACGGTCAAGCGGTAGCAGTTCTTGGGGCTCAGGACAATGACGGGTTCACGCTTATTCAAGGACCACCTGGAACAGgcaagacgaagacgattACCGCAATGGTTGGTTCCCTTTTGTCAGAACAGCTTGCCCAGGTGTCGAATGGTGTCCCTGTCGGCGCTCCACTGCGACCTTTGGCTAGTTCTGTACCCATAACCCAGGGTCGGTCTAAGAAACTTCTAGTTTGTGCTCCCAGTAACGCGGCTGTTGACGAATTAGTCCTTCGTCTCAAGAACGGCGTTAAGACAGCTACTGGGAAGACAAAGCCTATCAATGTGCTTCGACTTGGTAGAAGTGATGCTATCAATGCTGCCGTGAAGGACGTTACCCTCGACGAGCTGGTCCGGGTTCGGATGGAAGGCGATaataccaaggacaaggccaaggcggaGAGAGACAAACTCCACGAAGATGCggccaagatcaaggaagAGCTTACGGAAATCAGACAACTTCTTGACGAGGCACGAGCTCAGGACAACCGCATTACACAGAATACCCTGTCCAGAAAATTTGATGAACTCAAACGGCAGCAAATGAATATCGGCAAACAGATCGATGCAAACAAAGATAGTGGCAATTCTCTGGCACGAGAGATGGAAATGCGTCGAAGACAAGTTCAGCAGGAAATTCTGAACTCAGCGCATGTGCTTTGTGCAACGCTCAGTGGAAGTGGCCATGAAATGTTTCGCAACTTGGATGTTGAGTTTGAAACCGTCATCATTGATGAGGCTGCCCAGTGTGTTGAACTCAGCGCTCTGATTCCACTCAAGTACGGATGCTGTAAGTGCATTCTGGTTGGTGATCCCAAGCAGCTTCCCCCGACTGTCTTGTCCCAGTCTGCCGCAAGGTTTGGCTACGATCAAAGTTTGTTTGTGAGAATGCAGCAGAACCATCCCAAGTCGGTTCATCTACTCGATATGCAGTATCGAATGCATCCAGAAATTAGCAGGTTTCCGAGCAAAGAGTTTTACGAAGGTCAACTCCAAGACGGGCAGGATATGATGCAACTGCGACAACAACCCTGGCACCAGAGCACTCTCCTCGGCCCTTACCGATTTTTCGATGTGGAGGGTGTACAGTCGAAAGGTAGAAAGGGTCAGTCATTGGTCAACACCAGAGAATTGGATGTGGCCATGGAAATCTACGACCGTTTCAGGAGAGAGTACAAGCAGTGTGATCTAACCGGCAAGATTGGTATCATTACACCTTACAAGGCCCAGTTGTTTGAGCTACGCAACCGCTTTACCAGCCGATATGGCGATAACATTACCGACATCATCGAGTTCAATACGACGGATGCTTTCCAAGGTCGCGAATGCGAAATTATCATCTTTTCTTGTGTGCGAGCGAGCTCCACGGGAGGCATTGGTTTCATGACGGATATTCGTCGTATGAACGTTGGTTTGACACGCGCTAAATCCTCACTATGGATTTTGGGAGATTCCAGAGCACTAGTTCAGGGTGAGTTTTGGAAGAAGCTGATTGAAGACGCCAAATCCAGAGACCGCTACACCAAGGGCGATATACTCCGAATGTTTCGGCAGCCTTTGGAAAAGGCAAACCCTTCGACATACGCCACCCCTCGAGTGGATTTTCCCCAGGATATTGAGATGTCAGACGTCCCGCCGGCAAACGCTGCAATGAGTGATATGGATACCACATTGGGGTCATTCACGCCAAATCGAAACGCAACAGCCTCTCCAGCCCTCAGCGATGGAGCTAGATCTCGGCAGAGCCTAGATCTCGGCCCACCGAATGTTGTTCCACGCGGAGCTGGTCCTCCCGTTATTCATACCTCCGAATCACAAGCTGCTGAAACAAAAAAGCGAGCACTCGACGGACCAGAGTCGGCGCAGCAGGCGGCGAAGAGA ATTGCCAGCACGCAACGAGGCGGTCTGATGGGCAAGTTCGGACAGAAGCCCATCAAACAGACTCGACCGCCTGTACCCAAAGACCCTTCAGCAATGTCGGTCCTTGGAATGGTTCCCCCAGAGCGGCCCCCCGCGCAGCCGTCGACGAACTCGATGGTGACAGCGATGAATCAAGCACCGAGTGGATCGATGTCGACTGCGGGTCAATCTAGCAACTCAATGGCTTCCTCAAAG GCTATGAACAAGCCTATACCGACGGGGCCTCGAAAGAAGGCAAAACCAAGCCTGTTTATGCCCAAAAAGCGGTAA
- a CDS encoding cytosine C5-DNA methyltransferase (similar to Metarhizium acridum CQMa 102 XP_007807262.1) — MALLSGVQIEGPSRNGRSTSPASSCTLGHEDEETVQVVGVNITNWINHVDSSQRQQVHGNTAQQARLTSQRNFQLGDVIEVKNTRLGDHRVDFIQVKHVSRNTVSGRKFRGVPFTRTRNMSGRLPKKVNEVCMMLHFRREDGRTPDDFPLLVDVTEEFVVRKRNLIFTNATFPEHSALHRPTRGKRRVRNHHIRQRGNIVCRWKWTIFFLENRSAANIEEETFERITAAEVNERRYFVPEELLCNRWRGGRVRGGCWIPGQSQDTNAIDISDISHQPGRQFRARNQKYTFFDAFSGAGGVSRGAQTAGFRVSHAIDKSPKVWETYSLNFPETELYKGPIDKFMRETNDSSIRVDVLHISPPCQYFSPAHTRPSAHDDDNKFAQFSCSSLVKRLRPRLVTIEQTYGVLHDRHRPYFHTLIGDLTQLGYSVRWRIVSLCTWGLPQTRKRLIVIAAGPGERLPDFPPPTHSENGEGGLRPYTTIRQALGSLLVDDSLHNLTARSLFQVRKRPLSFDTLLGTIRTGMGDFYYPDGTRRYTLREFACLQGFPNYHKFRGMAKSIKSQIGNAFPPSCVKFLYRHLEKWLLEQDDISPYQPSADDVVMIDAEVSDTGSSDSDLQDIMNHTIDLTGEDELGAQWHINNPTDFMDLT; from the coding sequence ATGGCACTTCTCTCTGGGGTACAAATAGAAGGCCCGTCCCGAAATGGCCGCAGCACGAGCccggcttcttcttgcacaCTGGGCCACGAGGACGAAGAGACAGTACAAGTTGTTGGTGTTAACATCACAAACTGGATTAATCACGTTGATTCTTCTCAACGGCAACAAGTCCACGGGAATACGGCGCAACAAGCCCGGCTAACTTCTCAACGCAACTTCCAACTCGGAGATGTTATTGAGGTAAAAAATACTAGACTGGGCGATCATCGAGTCGACTTTATACAAGTGAAGCATGTTTCTCGAAACACAGTATCTGGAAGAAAATTTCGAGGCGTTCCATTTACCAGGACACGAAATATGTCGGGGCGTCTCCCCAAAAAAGTCAACGAAGTGTGCATGATGCTGCACTTTCGTCGAGAAGACGGACGAACCCCTGATGATTTCCCATTATTGGTCGATGTAACAGAAGAATTTGTTGTCCGAAAGCGAAATCTAATATTTACAAACGCCACATTTCCAGAGCATTCTGCTTTGCATCGTCCCACCAGAGGCAAGCGCCGGGTCCGGAATCACCATATTCGTCAGAGAGGTAATATCGTCTGTCGATGGAAATGGACAATATTCTTTCTTGAGAATCGCTCTGcagccaacattgaggaAGAGACCTTCGAGCGAATAACGGCTGCTGAAGTGAATGAGCGCCGGTACTTTGTCCCAGAAGAACTTTTATGCAACAGATGGCGAGGGGGTCGTGTTAGGGGAGGTTGTTGGATTCCTGGTCAAAGCCAAGATACTAATGCTATTGATATCAGCGACATATCACATCAGCCAGGTCGCCAATTTCGAGCGCGCAATCAGAAATACACATTCTTTGATGCCTTCTCGGGGGCAGGAGGTGTTTCAAGAGGAGCGCAAACCGCTGGCTTTCGGGTATCTCACGCTATTGATAAGTCACCAAAGGTTTGGGAAACATACTCGCTCAACTTTCCAGAGACCGAACTCTACAAAGGACCAATTGACAAATTCATGCGAGAAACAAACGACTCATCGATTCGAGTAGATGTACTTCATATATCCCCGCCATGCCAATACTTCTCACCGGCACATACAAGACCGTCCGCCCACGATGACGATAACAAATTTGCACAATTCAGCTGCTCCAGTCTTGTGAAAAGGCTCCGTCCCAGATTGGTGACCATCGAGCAGACATATGGGGTACTCCATGATCGACATCGCCCGTACTTCCACACGCTTATTGGAGATCTCACACAGCTTGGCTATTCGGTGAGATGGAGAATCGTATCACTCTGTACCTGGGGCTTGCCCCAAACACGCAAACGACTTATCGTAATTGCCGCTGGTCCTGGTGAACGACTACCGGATTTTCCGCCGCCGACGCATTCAGAGAATGGCGAAGGCGGTTTGCGTCCATATACTACGATCAGACAGGCGCTTGGCAGCCTGCTAGTGGATGATAGTTTACACAATCTAACAGCCAGGAGCCTGTTTCAAGTGCGAAAACGCCCTTTGAGCTTTGACACATTGTTGGGAACCATACGAACTGGAATGGGAGACTTTTATTATCCGGATGGGACGCGACGCTATACGCTGCGAGAATTCGCTTGTCTGCAAGGGTTCCCAAATTACCATAAATTTCGAGGAATGGCAAAGAGTATAAAGTCACAGATAGGAAACGCATTCCCTCCTAGCTGTGTCAAATTTTTATATCGGCATTTGGAGAAGTGGCTCTTGGAACAAGACGACATTTCACCATATCAGCCTTCTGCGGATGACGTGGTGATGATTGATGCAGAAGTCTCAGATACTGGTAGTTCTGATTCGGATTTGCAAGACATAATGAACCACACCATAGATCTCACTGGGGAGGACGAGCTTGGTGCTCAGTGGCATATCAACAATCCGACCGACTTTATGGATCTCACCTGA
- a CDS encoding nonsense-mediated mRNA decay protein 1 (similar to Metarhizium robertsii ARSEF 23 XP_007820024.1) encodes MTLTLSEAENLLSSQTIPDTALIPLHTFPIQDEFIFRHENGTEIELYNEQRLLQDLNERQQQFRSWVIAPLDNLTTAFTKPWLLLVQTPESLDMKGFPTTTDRFRIDMVSTVKRMGDEYSLVHLPATRIPNPFESVETMQHPRISVFAAFKVDVPRSWINSAGDNVELDLMSAIRIGSGTDVTEIALRESDCQLLTIEWDVMSVTFEAELDALRYFVNEKKLKDKGPTMKSQRAFHMIQNFHSSWKDFYDLHKDFPQLNNPNLAKYGVPTEILQRYNAFNEDHLRALNGLQQIPNGLYFVNGCPGSGKTEWNMILAGLIQCSMAQKRRKRRAPILFLVDINKAVDDAAKRYYSLCHRAGVKLRIVRMHGWPLEMRESAKLNASGATAKQDNSVVPDFTHRFLVIAGLAKHTTLSRNSNAVPTLDEAAWEYFEENKDMFAGLQKLLGKLDGGVALATTDWKHIRSHVSRLYHAVLTRTDFVATTPVAASGRFSKFFQPDIIFVDEASHARELTTLIPLAYFTPKAWIFTGDVKQTQPFVRDARETGKQIGLRFNPFAQQLQLSTMARADHVDAINSRLLINKRAFGNLHRLPSAMFYEGKMISGYTDASRYPESVAHLTKYLQKLNNGRYLGENRIIVNMESSSEDKRRESYWNPVHHGWVLSQVENLLQDEGFRDLRDRETGGAIMIATPYSTAVKEYHAAVKRWPESWQSRVQVLTVDKAQGNEADVVFLDMVRTTTAGFMDDPKRLNVAITRARQGEIIMMRKAMAYIPRKNGRYLRSNYLSQVWDDTLSQNRIVTIQNHRASVM; translated from the exons ATGACACTGACTCTCTCAGAGGCTGAAAACCTTCTGTCATCTCAGACAATCCCAGACACC GCACTGATACCTCTCCACACGTTTCCCATTCAAGACGAGTTTATTTTTCGTCATGAAAATGGCACAGAAATTGAACTTTACAACGAAcagcgtcttcttcaagatTTAAACGAAAGGCAACAGCAGTTTAGGTCCTGGGTGATCGCACCCTTAGATAATCTGACAACAGCATTCACTAAACCATGGTTGCTTCTAGTTCAGACTCCCGAAAGCTTGGATATGAAAGGGTTTCCAACAACTACAGATCGGTTCCGAATCGATATGGTGTCAACTGTCAAGAGAATGGGCGACGAGTACTCACTTGTGCATTTGCCAGCTACAAGAATTCCGAACCCGTTTGAATCAGTTGAGACAATGCAACACCCCAGGATCAGTGTCTTCGCAGCCTTCAAAGTTGATGTGCCTCGATCCTGGATAAACTCTGCTGGAGACAATGTAGAATTGGACTTAATGTCAGCAATTCGAATAGGCTCTGGAACTGATGTCACCGAAATAGCCCTTCGAGAGAGTGACTGCCAGTTGCTGACCATTGAGTGGGACGTTATGTCTGTCACTTTCGAAGCTGAGCTAGATGCTCTTCGGTACTTCGTTaacgagaagaagctcaaagatAAAGGTCCTACGATGAAGTCTCAACGAGCGTTTCATATGATTCAAAACTTTCACTCGAGCTGGAAAGACTTTTACGACCTTCACAAAGATTTCCCGCAGCTAAACAATCCAAATTTAGCAAAATATGGCGTTCCGACAGAAATTCTTCAACGATACAACGCCTTCAATGAAGATCATCTGCGAGCATTGAATGGACTTCAACAAATACCAAACGGACTTTACTTCGTTAATGGTTGTCCGGGGTCTGGAAAGACAGAGTGGAATATGATACTCGCAGGCTTGATACAATGTTCAATGGCGCAAAAAcgaagaaaaaggagagcCCCGATTTTGTTCCTAGTCGATATCAACAAGGCTGTCGACGATGCAGCTAAGAGATACTATTCGCTATGTCACAGAGCTGGAGTCAAACTTCGGATCGTGCGTATGCATGGCTGGCCACTCGAGATGCGAGAGAGTGCTAAGCTGAACGCTTCAGGAGCAACTGCAAAGCAAGACAATTCCGTTGTACCAGATTTTACCCATAGGTTCCTCGTGATAGCCGGACTTGCGAAACACAccactttgtcaagaaaCTCCAATGCTGTGCCAACTTTAGACGAGGCAGCTTGGGAGTATTTTGAGGAAAACAAAGACATGTTCGCGGGTCTGCAGAAGCTTCTGGGAAAGTTGGACGGTGGTGTAGCCTTGGCTACTACTGATTGGAAGCATATAAGAAGCCACGTCTCCAGGCTCTACCACGCAGTTTTGACACGGACTGATTTCGTTGCAACCACGCCTGTCGCCGCCAGTGGAAGATTCTCCAAGTTCTTTCAGCCAGACATTATATTCGTTGACGAAGCATCTCATGCTAGAGAACTCACCACCCTCATTCCATTGGCATATTTTACCCCCAAGGCTTGGATATTCACGGGTGATGTGAAACAGACACAGCCTTTTGTGAGAGACGCCAGAGAAACAGGGAAACAGATCGGGCTCAGGTTCAACCCATTTGCtcagcaactgcaactgAGCACCATGGCGAGAGCAGATCATGTGGACGCCATCAATAGCAGGTTACTTATCAACAAGCGAGCATTCGGGAACCTCCACCGGCTGCCATCTGCAATGTTCTACGAGGGGAAAATGATTTCAGGTTACACTGACGCCTCGAGATACCCCGAAAGTGTGGCTCATTTGACCAAGTATCTCCAGAAACTGAATAATGGACGTTACCTAGGTGAAAACCGAATCATTGTCAACATGGAATCCAGCAGTGAAGACAAACGCCGAGAAAGTTACTGGAACCCGGTACACCATGGATGGGTTCTCTCGCAAGTAGAAAACTTGCTGCAGGACGAAGGTTTCCGCGATCTCAGAGATCGAGAGACAGGCGGCGCAATCATGATTGCAACTCCTTACAGCACTGCGGTAAAGGAGTATCATGCGGCGGTGAAACGTTGGCCAGAGTCATGGCAAAGCAGAGTGCAAGTTTTGACAGTGGATAAAGCGCAAGGGAATGAAGCCGACGTTGTTTTTCTAGACATGGTCAGAACAACGACGGCAGGGTTCATGGATGACCCAAAAAGGTTGAATGTTGCTATCACAAGAGCACGCCAAGGAGAAATCATCATGATGCGCAAGGCAATGGCGTATATTCCTCGAAAGAATGGCCGATACCTCCGAAGCAACTACCTGTCACAAGTTTGGGATGACACACTATCACAGAATCGAATTGTGACGATACAAAACCACCGCGCATCTGTAATGTAA